A single window of Zea mays cultivar B73 chromosome 10, Zm-B73-REFERENCE-NAM-5.0, whole genome shotgun sequence DNA harbors:
- the LOC109942989 gene encoding zinc finger BED domain-containing protein DAYSLEEPER isoform X1, with the protein MENKSDDLQHEHGMPDQTSRPFTSLLLSATSVAQAAQQDTGSDIKSLSLLHGSSLLPPDDGYIWKARAQNIVPGCEYPTMYYKCAQDNCNTNKLVVCSADGHQVLETVLSGCHNHPRQQDCDLPIPKVSKTDTSMPVSREGDDEQLSSSSDSDEDDVDQARVEGDGSVTRHVPHPAERITAQTGTANSHRQMDQDLDPGNRLSRMVQVFTRCAGRRRPKSKVWEEFSAVLRDDKIQWAECKHCKMSLGGTSTGRTTHLRRHLKICPALPATDRMQKQRSSPHPGSTIESIWKFDQDRSLELLIKVLVSNLFSSPLTSSTTFRQLWAGICPTNDVLSDAAIEEKFLSIFENEKLKLKEEIALAPGGVFLTAASSSLETKNFIFLTVHFIDKEWNLNRKIIRCCFTGCEDFDAEYFVSMFPNLQSCHNFINGNVRAAEEEIVKEAVQNWRLEWKLLGISSRKSLADAAVLALEKNLTEQNYLLAKCKLLNLPCIIDALNDLFGYEINEYVLSTSKMWFQYMTCTPLRRDKYKEILSRLQINRPSFGSQRWYLTFHSLEAALQFNNELPDPQQIDSRYYPAKPSFAQLKAAENFCDLVRAIYHAVKVVSRTCNGALNSQFHAIWNLKMALLRSSTKENIDQVFNIEQMKLKFDQLWRKWYLWLSLAVVLDPRYKFRFLLVCFKEAFGSHAKRYIFEVRGKLYELFLQYSCHVDQQNSDSFDQRTNDLQLDTHGSTPVHATSQNFIEQAAHEELGEVIRYLEAELIPQNANFDILKWWKENALTYPALARLACDILAIPGSAVSAESAFDETDERVGLFNLKLSPELVEALVCTQDWIKSSEIISDEVGGNINMPA; encoded by the exons ATGGAGAACAAGTCAGATGACCTTCAGCACGAGCATGGTATGCCCGATCAGACGTCTCGTCCCTTCACTTCACTCTTACTGTCGGCAACATCTGTCGCCCAAGCAGCACAACAAGATACCGGTTCTGACATCAAATCGCTTAGTCTGCTGCATGGAAGTAGCTTACTCCCACCTGATGATGGTTACATCTGGAAGGCGCGCGCGCAGAACATTGTTCCAGGCTGTGAATATCCCACCATGTATTACAAGTGCGCCCAGGACAActgcaacacaaataaattggtggTATGCTCTGCTGATGGTCATCAGGTTCTTGAGACGGTTCTTAGTGGTTGCCACAACCACCCACGTCAGCAAGATTGTGATCTACCCATACCCAAGGTATCAAAAACGGATACTTCAATGCCTGTGTCCAGAGAGGGAGATGATGAGCAACTTTCAAGTTCAAGTGATAgcgatgaagatgatgttgaccaAGCAAGAGTTGAAGGTGATGGCAGTGTAACTAG ACATGTGCCACATCCAGCTGAAAGGATCACTGCACAAACTGGAACTGCAAATTCTCACCGACA GATGGATCAGGACTTAGATCCTGGAAACAGATTGAGTAGGATGGTCCAAGTTTTCACTAGGTG TGCTGGTAGAAGAAGACCGAAGTCCAAGGTGTGGGAAGAATTCAGTGCTGTGTTAAGAGATGACAAAATTCAATGGGCCGAATGTAAGCACTGTAAAATGAGCCTTGGTGGAACAAGCACAGGAAGAACAACCCATCTGCGGCGGCATCTTAAGATCTGTCCAGCGCTACCTGCAACTGATCGGATGCAGAAACAGAGGTCATCTCCACATCCTGGTTCCACCATTGAGAGCATCTGGAAGTTCGATCAAGACAGATCTCTTGAATTGCTCatcaaggttttagtgtccaacctTTTCTCCTCTCCATTGACAAGCAGCACAACTTTTAGACAGCTATGGGCTGGCATCTGCCCTACTAATGATGTGTTATCGGACGCTGCTATTGAAGAGAAGTTTCTCAGTATTTTTGAGAATGAAAAGCTTAAGCTTAAGGAGGAAATAGCACTTGCACCTGGCGGAGTTTTTCTGACAGCTGCAAGCAGTTCTCTTGAAACTAAGAACTTCATCTTTTTGACCGTGCACTTCATTGATAAAGAATGGAACTTGAATAGGAAAATCATTAGATGTTGCTTTACGGGGTGTGAAGACTTTGATGCTGAGTATTTTGTTAGCATGTTTCCGAATTTGCAATCATGCCACAATTTCATTAATGGGAATGTGAGAGCAGCTGAAGAAGAAATAGTGAAAGAGGCAGTACAAAATTGGAGGCTTGAGTGGAAGCTTCTAGGAATTTCATCACGTAAGTCATTAGCTGATGCTGCTGTACTGGCTCTTGAGAAGAATCTTACAGAAcagaactatcttcttgccaaaTGTAAGTTGTTGAATCTCCCCTGCATAATAGATGCCCTAAATGACCTTTTTGGTTATGAAATCAATGAATATGTACTAAGTACAAGTAAGATGTGGTTTCAGTACATGACATGCACCCCACTACGTAGGGATAAATACAAAGAAATCCTGTCACGCCTGCAAATAAACCGACCTTCTTTTGGTTCGCAGAGATGGTACTTAACTTTCCACTCATTGGAAGCTGCTTTGCAGTTTAACAATGAGCTGCCAGACCCTCAACAGATAGACTCCAGATATTATCCAGCTAAGCCATCTTTTGCACAGCTAAAAGCAGCAGAGAACTTTTGTGATCTTGTAAGGGCGATTTACCATGCAGTAAAAGTAGTTTCCAGAACTTGCAATGGGGCCTTGAATTCACAATTTCACGCAATTTGGAACTTGAAGATGGCTCTGCTCCGTTCATCTACAAAGGAAAACATCGACCAAGTTTTTAATATTGAACAAATGAAGCTGAAATTTGACCAGCTTTGGAGGAAATGGTACCTATGGCTGTCGTTAGCTGTTGTTCTAGATCCCAGATATAAATTCAGGTTTCTTCTTGTTTGCTTTAAGGAAGCCTTTGGTAGTCATGCCAAAAGGTACATCTTTGAAGTGCGAGGAAAGCTGTATGAGCTCTTTCTTCAGTACTCTTGTCATGTTGATCAACAAAATAGTGACAGCTTTGATCAGAGAACCAATGATTTACAGTTGGATACACATGGTAGCACACCAGTGCATGCCACAAGTCAAAATTTCATTGAGCAAGCAGCACATGAGGAACTGGGAGAAGTCATTAGATACCTTGAAGCAGAGCTTATTCCTCAAAATGCCAATTTTGATATTTTGAAATGGTGGAAGGAAAATGCTTTGACATATCCAGCTCTTGCCAGGCTGGCTTGCGACATCTTAGCAATTCCTGGATCTGCGGTCTCTGCTGAATCTGCATTTGATGAAACTGATGAACGGGTGGGACTTTTCAATCTGAAGCTGAGTCCTGAATTAGTTGAGGCCCTCGTCTGCACCCAGGATTGGATCAAATCTTCAG AAATAATTTCTGACGAAGTTGGTGGAAATATAAATATGCCTGCCTAG
- the LOC109942989 gene encoding zinc finger BED domain-containing protein DAYSLEEPER isoform X2, translated as MENKSDDLQHEHGMPDQTSRPFTSLLLSATSVAQAAQQDTGSDIKSLSLLHGSSLLPPDDGYIWKARAQNIVPGCEYPTMYYKCAQDNCNTNKLVVCSADGHQVLETVLSGCHNHPRQQDCDLPIPKVSKTDTSMPVSREGDDEQLSSSSDSDEDDVDQARVEGDGSVTRHVPHPAERITAQTGTANSHRHAGRRRPKSKVWEEFSAVLRDDKIQWAECKHCKMSLGGTSTGRTTHLRRHLKICPALPATDRMQKQRSSPHPGSTIESIWKFDQDRSLELLIKVLVSNLFSSPLTSSTTFRQLWAGICPTNDVLSDAAIEEKFLSIFENEKLKLKEEIALAPGGVFLTAASSSLETKNFIFLTVHFIDKEWNLNRKIIRCCFTGCEDFDAEYFVSMFPNLQSCHNFINGNVRAAEEEIVKEAVQNWRLEWKLLGISSRKSLADAAVLALEKNLTEQNYLLAKCKLLNLPCIIDALNDLFGYEINEYVLSTSKMWFQYMTCTPLRRDKYKEILSRLQINRPSFGSQRWYLTFHSLEAALQFNNELPDPQQIDSRYYPAKPSFAQLKAAENFCDLVRAIYHAVKVVSRTCNGALNSQFHAIWNLKMALLRSSTKENIDQVFNIEQMKLKFDQLWRKWYLWLSLAVVLDPRYKFRFLLVCFKEAFGSHAKRYIFEVRGKLYELFLQYSCHVDQQNSDSFDQRTNDLQLDTHGSTPVHATSQNFIEQAAHEELGEVIRYLEAELIPQNANFDILKWWKENALTYPALARLACDILAIPGSAVSAESAFDETDERVGLFNLKLSPELVEALVCTQDWIKSSEIISDEVGGNINMPA; from the exons ATGGAGAACAAGTCAGATGACCTTCAGCACGAGCATGGTATGCCCGATCAGACGTCTCGTCCCTTCACTTCACTCTTACTGTCGGCAACATCTGTCGCCCAAGCAGCACAACAAGATACCGGTTCTGACATCAAATCGCTTAGTCTGCTGCATGGAAGTAGCTTACTCCCACCTGATGATGGTTACATCTGGAAGGCGCGCGCGCAGAACATTGTTCCAGGCTGTGAATATCCCACCATGTATTACAAGTGCGCCCAGGACAActgcaacacaaataaattggtggTATGCTCTGCTGATGGTCATCAGGTTCTTGAGACGGTTCTTAGTGGTTGCCACAACCACCCACGTCAGCAAGATTGTGATCTACCCATACCCAAGGTATCAAAAACGGATACTTCAATGCCTGTGTCCAGAGAGGGAGATGATGAGCAACTTTCAAGTTCAAGTGATAgcgatgaagatgatgttgaccaAGCAAGAGTTGAAGGTGATGGCAGTGTAACTAG ACATGTGCCACATCCAGCTGAAAGGATCACTGCACAAACTGGAACTGCAAATTCTCACCGACA TGCTGGTAGAAGAAGACCGAAGTCCAAGGTGTGGGAAGAATTCAGTGCTGTGTTAAGAGATGACAAAATTCAATGGGCCGAATGTAAGCACTGTAAAATGAGCCTTGGTGGAACAAGCACAGGAAGAACAACCCATCTGCGGCGGCATCTTAAGATCTGTCCAGCGCTACCTGCAACTGATCGGATGCAGAAACAGAGGTCATCTCCACATCCTGGTTCCACCATTGAGAGCATCTGGAAGTTCGATCAAGACAGATCTCTTGAATTGCTCatcaaggttttagtgtccaacctTTTCTCCTCTCCATTGACAAGCAGCACAACTTTTAGACAGCTATGGGCTGGCATCTGCCCTACTAATGATGTGTTATCGGACGCTGCTATTGAAGAGAAGTTTCTCAGTATTTTTGAGAATGAAAAGCTTAAGCTTAAGGAGGAAATAGCACTTGCACCTGGCGGAGTTTTTCTGACAGCTGCAAGCAGTTCTCTTGAAACTAAGAACTTCATCTTTTTGACCGTGCACTTCATTGATAAAGAATGGAACTTGAATAGGAAAATCATTAGATGTTGCTTTACGGGGTGTGAAGACTTTGATGCTGAGTATTTTGTTAGCATGTTTCCGAATTTGCAATCATGCCACAATTTCATTAATGGGAATGTGAGAGCAGCTGAAGAAGAAATAGTGAAAGAGGCAGTACAAAATTGGAGGCTTGAGTGGAAGCTTCTAGGAATTTCATCACGTAAGTCATTAGCTGATGCTGCTGTACTGGCTCTTGAGAAGAATCTTACAGAAcagaactatcttcttgccaaaTGTAAGTTGTTGAATCTCCCCTGCATAATAGATGCCCTAAATGACCTTTTTGGTTATGAAATCAATGAATATGTACTAAGTACAAGTAAGATGTGGTTTCAGTACATGACATGCACCCCACTACGTAGGGATAAATACAAAGAAATCCTGTCACGCCTGCAAATAAACCGACCTTCTTTTGGTTCGCAGAGATGGTACTTAACTTTCCACTCATTGGAAGCTGCTTTGCAGTTTAACAATGAGCTGCCAGACCCTCAACAGATAGACTCCAGATATTATCCAGCTAAGCCATCTTTTGCACAGCTAAAAGCAGCAGAGAACTTTTGTGATCTTGTAAGGGCGATTTACCATGCAGTAAAAGTAGTTTCCAGAACTTGCAATGGGGCCTTGAATTCACAATTTCACGCAATTTGGAACTTGAAGATGGCTCTGCTCCGTTCATCTACAAAGGAAAACATCGACCAAGTTTTTAATATTGAACAAATGAAGCTGAAATTTGACCAGCTTTGGAGGAAATGGTACCTATGGCTGTCGTTAGCTGTTGTTCTAGATCCCAGATATAAATTCAGGTTTCTTCTTGTTTGCTTTAAGGAAGCCTTTGGTAGTCATGCCAAAAGGTACATCTTTGAAGTGCGAGGAAAGCTGTATGAGCTCTTTCTTCAGTACTCTTGTCATGTTGATCAACAAAATAGTGACAGCTTTGATCAGAGAACCAATGATTTACAGTTGGATACACATGGTAGCACACCAGTGCATGCCACAAGTCAAAATTTCATTGAGCAAGCAGCACATGAGGAACTGGGAGAAGTCATTAGATACCTTGAAGCAGAGCTTATTCCTCAAAATGCCAATTTTGATATTTTGAAATGGTGGAAGGAAAATGCTTTGACATATCCAGCTCTTGCCAGGCTGGCTTGCGACATCTTAGCAATTCCTGGATCTGCGGTCTCTGCTGAATCTGCATTTGATGAAACTGATGAACGGGTGGGACTTTTCAATCTGAAGCTGAGTCCTGAATTAGTTGAGGCCCTCGTCTGCACCCAGGATTGGATCAAATCTTCAG AAATAATTTCTGACGAAGTTGGTGGAAATATAAATATGCCTGCCTAG